The following coding sequences lie in one Phycicoccus duodecadis genomic window:
- a CDS encoding acetyl-CoA hydrolase/transferase family protein, whose amino-acid sequence MRTVGTDELGRHLAALPGRPRVVVSGNVAVPWEVVRLLDAHCESYVLHALNAPAGIPDRPGVTAETCFVGPGMRRHSDLSYVPSRLSMVPVLYRGPLAPDVVVVHCAPPRDGMLSLGIEVNVLPAAVEACRARSGLVVAVVNEAMPYTGGDALLDVTAVDLAVEVTAPLPSLAPPAPDDDSRLIGERVASRVGDGATLQAGIGSIPDATIAALAERRGLRVWTEMFSDGVVALDRAGALDPDHPLITSFLFGSDELYAWADGNPRVRMTRTETTNDPALIARQRAMTSVNSALEVDLFGQANASRIDARIHSGFGGQTDFVVGALHSPGGQAFIALRSWHPKADCSTVVPLLDEPVTSVQQSAVVTEQGIAELYGHDQRAQCRHLIRDAAHPRVRDELWEEARALGLA is encoded by the coding sequence ATGCGCACCGTCGGCACGGACGAGCTCGGTCGGCACCTGGCCGCCCTCCCGGGGCGTCCCCGGGTCGTGGTCTCCGGCAACGTCGCGGTGCCGTGGGAGGTGGTGCGGCTGCTCGACGCCCACTGCGAGAGCTACGTCCTGCACGCCCTCAACGCGCCCGCCGGCATCCCCGACCGCCCCGGGGTGACCGCCGAGACATGCTTCGTCGGGCCCGGGATGCGCCGGCACAGCGACCTCTCGTACGTGCCCAGCCGGCTGTCGATGGTGCCGGTGCTCTACCGCGGCCCGCTCGCCCCGGACGTCGTGGTCGTGCACTGCGCCCCGCCCCGCGACGGGATGCTCTCGCTCGGCATCGAGGTCAACGTCCTGCCCGCGGCCGTGGAGGCCTGCCGGGCCCGCTCGGGCCTGGTGGTGGCGGTGGTCAACGAGGCGATGCCCTACACCGGCGGCGACGCCCTCCTGGACGTGACCGCCGTCGACCTGGCCGTCGAGGTGACCGCCCCGCTGCCCAGCCTCGCGCCCCCCGCGCCCGACGACGACAGCCGCCTCATCGGCGAGCGGGTCGCGAGCCGGGTCGGCGACGGCGCCACGCTGCAGGCCGGCATCGGCAGCATCCCGGACGCCACGATCGCGGCGCTGGCCGAGCGCCGGGGCCTGCGGGTGTGGACCGAGATGTTCTCCGACGGGGTCGTCGCGCTCGACCGGGCCGGCGCCCTCGACCCCGACCACCCCCTCATCACCTCGTTCCTGTTCGGCTCCGACGAGCTCTACGCCTGGGCCGACGGCAACCCGCGGGTGCGCATGACGCGTACCGAGACCACCAACGACCCCGCCCTCATCGCCCGGCAGCGCGCGATGACCTCGGTCAACAGCGCCCTGGAGGTCGACCTCTTCGGCCAGGCCAACGCCTCGCGGATCGACGCGCGCATCCATTCCGGCTTCGGCGGCCAGACCGACTTCGTCGTCGGCGCCCTGCACTCCCCCGGCGGCCAGGCGTTCATCGCCCTGCGGTCCTGGCACCCCAAGGCCGACTGCTCGACCGTGGTCCCGCTGCTCGACGAGCCGGTCACCAGCGTGCAGCAGAGCGCCGTCGTCACCGAGCAGGGGATCGCCGAGCTCTACGGCCACGACCAGCGCGCCCAGTGCCGCCACCTCATCCGCGACGCCGCCCACCCCCGCGTGCGCGACGAGCTGTGGGAGGAGGCCCGCGCCCTCGGCCTGGCCTGA